Proteins encoded in a region of the Lepisosteus oculatus isolate fLepOcu1 chromosome 23, fLepOcu1.hap2, whole genome shotgun sequence genome:
- the lmtk3 gene encoding serine/threonine-protein kinase LMTK3 isoform X1 gives MLGRRWVTVLAAAMSYFNPERALGAPQAEVSQSRGLSLSPPPYVVVLISCSGLVSFVLLLIACLCCKRGGVGFNEFDNAEGEECSGASSPPPEDSLSSCPSLPEVYTLPLRDRPHSATLQDTADCFRRHTLNYLQEIGNGWFGKVILAEVLCDCSSSQAVVKELRVSASPLEQRKFLSESEPYRSLQHPHILQCLGLCTESIPFLLVMEFCQLGDLKRYLRAQRKSDGMTPDLLTHDLLTLQRMAYEITSGLLHLHENNYIHSDLALRNCLLTSDLTVRIGDYGLSHNHYKEDYFLTPDRLWIPLRWIAPELLQEFRGGLVVTDQTKTSNVWSLGVVIWELFEFGAQPHRHLSDEEVLTFVIRERQITLAQPRLRLAHADYWYEVMQSCWLPPAQRPSVADVFLLLSSLRAAELALGRSGAEEGEGEGGGRRRRAGARAEESFERRWDSLRPPAFQITASAREREEGPLVANGNSFPLLEPVGHPVPPPPADLDDILTVTETSKGLNFECFWERAHRGRGYKPLPSARPPPAPPRHSLDTPTVVPVISARSPSLASEYYIRLEEQAAPAGPAGELELVEIRAGRRGSRVRVLAPGAGLVEAGRAPGARVTDFAVVDLGGSEAPPLSPSAANPLHSRPLPAPPRAPGSVHAPAAAPEAPLVTFDLLGFQRPRHALPPSPSLSPSLPPPPPAPALSPSLPPPLSAPPPLPPLPAAPGLPRALPGQEAPSPLHLFLTEVSSSRAAWAEPPTELFLTEIGAEVDSASPGPAWASRWDPQIPGAGIQRSRSLLGDITPESFAAVALAYEASRQPGVRGPPDRAEETPRPAEGREGQRPAPSVQRGAGICPSSLETDSPATGSLSSPVTPATESGSRFVTPATGSGSSSVTPATGSGFSSVTPATGSGFRFVTPATESGSSSVTLATESGSSSDTPATRSLSSSVTPATESGSSSVTAATETTSSFVTPATESGSSSVTPATRSLSSSVTPATESGSSSVTAATESTSSSVSLATGSLSSSVSPATGSGSSSVTPATESGSSSVTPATGSGSSSVTPATESGSSSVTPAPGSGSSCVTPATESGSSSVTPATGSGSSCVTPATESGSSSVTPATESDFKAAAGLKPPDSSVSTGDSQPPADRSREAFLTEIRLAETFLTEIMSAELPGPAGSPYRHPKLSSRSERLEILSPTSPRELGPAAWGDPTAPRLGQLGSLSAAPGPEELPRPTDPAPEELPRPTDDGPEELPRPTDPAPEELPRPPRAFVFSEIMPKNGLLLQGQAGGENGGTPRARARAELSRQAHVRSVSVEPDTLLLDPSLGALVPARVRPGVSAVGDCAALQPGGGVSAAGAENLGTDGAPGDPPATPDLSLSAATPTDSALSPMTSSSLDCLTPGDPWEGGAWRALGAETPHRDSAYFSDGDGEVEGPARRVGPDGGWGLSRGERGSLGKLTGIQERTEEGEKEQGGVTAESGREEKPGWGSLETLVGDCGGWRVEESVLSRDAFVSPVIGQVGDPRQAAGKGISEELPARLVFCTEELRDPARILGTRSREPRPKSVGPSRSVEEEAGARSGKTGCLPVGEGFVDREAHPLKGDLAWSPPREETPLPCSSDQEQSLDLPAGAGIGVRKDGSGNKSLVAPEFQLQEANELGLRGPRGPGKDEPLEPDSQKPLSQGVGGENPEPAGSGVTGAPEGLGGLERAPSPAENDQWAAGEGSPTAREVMGDVGRRVLAEKENDELAGGEPHPALLEGLAGPGTAANDETLGCPGEQERHSDAPGPHPEVRQEENAEIPEARSEGDGEGGREGGSPELENLENPGAFPAAPRVSASRVMECDGNRESCSRPVDSGGENQDFNEWAGPDPGRTGEAGFCPRPLTENLEQAAEGPGGVENQECGPRHPLGEIGSREIRPDRDGEPLEGADCCLSQVSHAPALYAEAIPGQRHNNRGPSPPPARDVSPPTVPSGSGIADELPAPSRKTGPEDLSWRNRDLFGHLSGWQEGAEEGGPLDAARRPLGCLWRDLEEEPLEDFETLERLCLQGEEVAEDGGLLGGLFLESLGLGEELAGRTDRGGTERPPGGHDLRVSAEKSSRSLGADSGRTAGAPADSGAGSRRSRAAPESSHRGAAPLTSSPHSDKRGQRSLSKLPAKNGLMMQVCQERLQFTLSENVSRNVLWGAPVSEAVQLRPWGQPDDRERDTKERRCDVTFESPKDSNFESHPAQLPGKVENIDAAVSDPAVMIGRDAGVTPPLPVTNQSMKAKLARLSLSLPPLALSLPVSPNPCRGFWEGAEEGVRVGRRGRGSDPDEEEEEEEDEEGAGRVIVVTETDVERRLGLRSLLKSPREPMEREREGERDRSRNVSFFDDVTIYLFDQETPTNELSSGSAPTSPTPSCDVTGDPASRTQELGVGGAREDPVIGVGGAESRLPALPSRFTVSPAHDPHLV, from the exons ATGCTCGGACGGCGCTGGGTGACCGTGCTGGCGGCCGCGATGTCGTACTTCAACCCGGAGAGAGCGCTCGGAGCCCCGCAGGCGGAGG tttcTCAGTCCAGAGGTCTCAGTCTGTCTCCTCCTCCCTACGTCGTCGTCCTCATCTCCTGCTCTGGACTCGTCTCCTTTGTGCTGCTGCTGATCGCCTGCCTCTGCTGCAAACGAGGAGGAGTTGGTTTCAAT GAGTTTGACAATGCTGAGGGGGAGGAGTGTTCAGGGGCATCAAGCCCCCCGCCTGAGGACAGTTTGTCTTCCTGTCCTTCTTTGCCAGAGGTCTACACCCTCCCCCTGAGGGACCGGCCGCACAGCGCCACCCTACAGGACACTGCTG ACTGTTTCAGAAGACACACTCTCAACTACCTGCAGGAGATTGGAAATGGCTGGTTTGGAAAG GTGATCCTGGCCGAGGTGCTGTGTGACTGCAGCTCGTCTCAGGCAGTGGTCAAGGAGCTGAGGGTCAGCGCCAGTCCCCTGGAGCAGCGCAAGTTCCTGTCTGAATCCGAGCCTTAcag GAGTCTCCAGCATCCTCACATCCTGCAGTGTCTGGGTCTCTGCACTGAGAGCATCCCCTTCCTGCTGGTCATGGAGTTCTGTCAGCTG GGCGATCTGAAACGATATCTCCGTGCCCAGAGGAAGTCTGATGGCATGACCCCTGACCTCCTGACCCATGACCTGCTGACCTTGCAGCGCATGGCCTATGAAATCACTTCCGGGTTGCTGCACCTGCATGAGAACAACTACATCCACAG TGACCTCGCCCTGAGAAACTGTCTCTTAACCTCTGACCTCACAGTACGCATTGGGGACTACGGCCTGTCTCACAACCACTACAAG GAGGATTACTTCCTGACTCCGGATCGCCTGTGGATTCCTCTGCGCTGGATCGCCCCTGAGCTGCTGCAGGAGTTCAGGGGAGGCCTGGTTGTCACAGACCAGACCAAGACCAGCAACGTCTG GTCCCTGGGTGTGGTGATCTGGGAGCTCTTCGAGTTCGGCGCCCAGCCCCACAGGCACCTCAGCGACGAGGAGGTGCTGACCTTCGTGATCCGCGAGCGGCAGATCACCCTGGCTCAGCCCCGGCTCCGGCTGGCGCACGCCGACTACTG GTACGAGGTGATGCAGTCCTGCTGGCTTCCGCCAGCACAGCGCCCCTCTGTGGCCGACGTCTTCCTGCTGCTGTCCTCGCTGCGGGCGGCAGAGCTGGCGCTGGGCCGCAGCGGCGCGGAGGAGGGCGAGGGCGAGGGGGGCGGCCGGCGGCGgcgggcgggcgcgcgggccgAGGAGTCTTTCGAGCGGCGCTGGGACTCCCTGCGACCCCCCGCCTTCCAGATCACGGCCTCGGCCCGCGAGCGCGAGGAGGGGCCGCTCGTCGCCAACGGCAACTCCTTCCCGCTGCTGGAGCCGGTGGGCCACCCCGTGCCCCCGCCCCCGGCCGACCTGGACGACATCCTGACCGTCACGGAGACCAGCAAGGGGCTCAACTTCGAGTGCTTCTGGGAGAGAGCCCACCGGGGGCGGGGCTACAAGCCCCTCCCCTCCGCCCGCCCCCcgcccgccccgccccgccacTCGCTGGACACGCCCACGGTGGTCCCGGTGATCAGCGCCCGCAGCCCCTCCCTGGCCAGCGAGTACTACATCCGGCTGGAGGAGCAGGCCGCCCCCGCGGGCCCCGCGGGCGAGCTGGAGCTGGTGGAGATCCGGGCCGGCCGGCGGGGCTCCCGGGTGCGGGTGCTGGCTCCTGGCGCCGGGCTGGTGGAGGCGGGCCGCGCGCCCGGCGCCCGCGTGACGGACTTCGCCGTGGTGGACCTGGGCGGCAGTGAGGCCCCGCCCCTCTCGCCGTCGGCAGCCAATCCGCTGCACTCGCGGCCCCTCCCAGCCCCTCCGCGGGCCCCGGGTTCGGTCCACGCGCCCGCCGCTGCGCCGGAGGCCCCGCTGGTGACCTTCGACCTCCTGGGCTTCCAGCGGCCCCGTCACGCGCTGCCCCCGTCCCCGTCcctgtccccgtccctccctcctcctcctcctgcccccgCGCTGTCCCCATCCCTGCCGCCCCCCCTGTCTGCCCCCCCGCCGCTGCCCCCCCTCCCAGCTGCCCCGGGGCTGCCGCGGGCCCTGCCCGGGCAGGAAGCGCCGTCGCCGCTGCACCTGTTCCTCACGGAGGTGTCGAGCAGCCGGGCCGCCTGGGCCGAGCCCCCCACCGAGCTGTTCCTCACGGAGATCGGCGCCGAGGTGGACAGCGCCAGCCCCGGCCCCGCCTGGGCCTCGCGGTGGGACCCGCAGATCCCGGGGGCCGGAATCCAGAGGTCCCGCTCGCTGCTGGGAGACATAACGCCGGAGAGCTTCGCAGCCGTTGCCCTGGCTTACGAGGCGAGCCGGCAGCCAGGCGTGAGGGGCCCCCCCGACCGCGCGGAGGAGACCCCCCGGCCAGCGGAGGGGCGCGAAGGCCAGCGTCCAGCGCCGTCTGTGCAGAGAGGCGCCGGGATTTGTCCTTCGTCCCTGGAAACAGACTCCCCGGCAACCGGATCACTGTCTAGCCCTGTCACCCCGGCAACAGAATCAGGCTCCAGGTTCGTCACCCCAGCAACCGGATCAGGCTCCAGCTCTGTCACCCCGGCAACTGGATCAGGCTTCAGCTCTGTCACCCCGGCAACCGGATCAGGCTTCAGATTCGTCACTCCAGCAACAGAATCAGGCTCCAGCTCTGTCACCCTAGCAACAGAATCAGGCTCTAGCTCTGACACCCCGGCAACCAGATCACTGTCTAGCTCCGTCACCCCGGCAACAGAATCAGGTTCCAGCTCCGTCACCGCGGCGACAGAAACAACCTCCAGCTTCGTCACTCCGGCAACAGAATCAGGCTCCAGCTCTGTCACCCCGGCAACCAGATCACTGTCTAGCTCCGTCACCCCGGCAACAGAATCAGGTTCCAGCTCCGTCACCGCGGCAACAGAATCAACCTCCAGCTCTGTCAGCCTGGCAACCGGATCACTGTCTAGCTCTGTCTCCCCGGCAACTGGATCAGGCTCAAGCTCTGTCACCCCGGCAACAGAATCAGGCTCTAGCTCTGTCACCCCGGCAACTGGATCAGGCTCTAGCTCTGTCACCCCAGCAACAGAATCAGGCTCAAGCTCTGTGACCCCGGCACCTGGATCAGGATCCAGCTGTGTCACCCCGGCAACAGAATCTGGCTCAAGCTCTGTGACCCCGGCAACCGGATCAGGATCCAGCTGTGTCACCCCGGCAACAGAATCAGGCTCTAGCTCTGTCACCCCGGCAACAGAATCAGACTTCAAAGCAGCCGCTGGTCTAAAGCCTCCTGACAGCTCGGTCAGTACCGGGGACTCCCAGCCGCCCGCTGACCGGTCCAGGGAGGCCTTTCTGACGGAGATCCGCTTGGCTGAGACCTTCCTGACGGAGATCATGAGTGCGGAACTCCCTGGCCCCGCGGGGTCCCCCTACCGGCACCCCAAACTGAGCTCCCGCTCCGAGCGCCTGGAGATCCTGTCCCCCACCAGCCCCCGTGAGCTGGGCCCTGCCGCCTGGGGGGACCCCACAGCCCCTCGACTTGGGCAGCTGGGGTCACTCTCAGCAGCCCCTGGGCCTGAGGAACTGCCTCGACCCACAGACCCCGCGCCTGAGGAACTGCCCCGGCCCACAGACGATGGCCCTGAGGAACTGCCCCGGCCCACAGACCCCGCGCCTGAGGAACTGCCCCGGCCGCCGAGGGCTTTCGTGTTCTCCGAGATCATGCCGAAGAACGGGCTACTGCTGCAGGGACAGGCTGGGGGCGAGAACGGGGGGACCCCGAGGGCTCGAGCCCGCGCCGAGCTGTCCCGCCAGGCTCACGTGCGCTCCGTGTCCGTGGAGCCAGACACCCTGCTGCTCGACCCGAGCTTGGGCGCCCTGGTTCCGGCTCGAGTCCGGCCAGGAGTCTCCGCAGTGGGCGACTGTGCCGCCCTTCAGCCGGGGGGGGGTGTCTCTGCCGCCGGAGCAGAGAATCTGGGGACAGACGGGGCTCCCGGGGATCCTCCAGCAACCCCTGACCTCTCGCTCTCCGCTGCCACCCCCACTGACTCTGCCCTTTCTCCCATGACCTCCAGCTCCTTGGACTGCCTGACCCCGGGTGACCCCTGGGAGGGAGGGGCCTGGAGGGCGCTGGGGGCGGAGACTCCACACCGAGACTCCGCCTACTTCTCCGATGGCGACGGGGAGGTGGAGGGGCCTGCCAGGAGGGTGGGGCCGGACGGAGGGTGGGGCCTcagcaggggagagagaggcagccTGGGAAAGCTGACGGGGATCCAGGAGAGGACGGAGGAAGGGGAGAAGGAGCAGGGAGGAGTAACTGCGGAGAGCGGGAGAGAAGAGAAACCGGGCTGGGGAAGTCTGGAAACCCTCGTGGGAGACTGCGGAGGATGGCGCGTTGAAGAGTCTGTCCTCAGCCGAGACGCCTTCGTGTCCCCGGTGATCGGACAGGTGGGAGACCCCCGCCAGGCCGCGGGGAAGGGGATCTCGGAAGAGCTCCCGGCGCGGCTGGTGTTCTGCACGGAGGAGCTGAGGGATCCTGCCCGGATTCTTGGCACGCGAAGCAGGGAGCCGAGACCGAAGAGCGTGGGGCCGAGCAGGAGCGtggaggaggaggcaggagcacgTTCGGGAAAGACGGGATGTCTCCCGGTTGGGGAGGGGTTTGTGGACCGCGAGGCGCACCCCCTTAAAGGGGACCTGGCCTGGAGCCCCCCCAGGGAGGAGACTCCCCTTCCCTGCTCCTCTGACCAGGAACAGAGTCTGGATCTTCCTGCGGGAGCTGGAATAGGAGTCCGGAAGGATGGTTCCGGGAACAAGAGCTTGGTAGCCCCGGAATTTCAGCTCCAAGAAGCCAATGAATTGGGTCTGAGGGGCCCCCGGGGCCCCGGCAAGGATGAGCCTCTGGAACCGGACTCCCAGAAGCCCCTGTCTCAGGGGGTGGGAGGGGAGAACCCGGAGCCCGCAGGTTCGGGAGTGACGGGGGCACCGGAGGGGCTGGGCGGTCTCGAGCGTGCCCCGTCTCCGGCGGAGAACGACCAGTGGGCGGCAGGAGAGGGGAGCCCCACCGCCCGCGAGGTCATGGGGGACGTCGGCCGCAGAGTCTTGGCAGAGAAGGAGAACGACGAGCTGGCGGGAGGGGAGCCACACCCGGCCCTCCTCGAGGGGCTGGCAGGACCCGGCACGGCGGCCAATGACGAGACGCTGGGCTGCCCGGGGGAGCAGGAGAGGCACAGCGATGCCCCGGGGCCACACCCGGAGGTGCGCCAGGAAGAGAACGCCGAGATTCCAGAGGCACGCTCCGAAGGAGACGGCGAGGGCGGGAGGGAGGGGGGCTCGCCGGAGCTGGAGAACCTGGAGAATCCAGGTGCCTTCCCAGCAGCCCCCCGTGTGAGCGCCTCGCGAGTGATGGAATGTGACGGGAACAGGGAGTCTTGCTCCCGGCCTGTGGATTCAGGAGGCGAGAACCAGGACTTCAACGAGTGGGCTGGGCCCGATCCCGGCAGGACCGGAGAGGCGGGCTTCTGCCCTCGTCCGCTCACAGAGAACCTGGAGCAGGCAGCCGAAGGTCCTGGCGGCGTCGAAAATCAGGAATGTGGCCCCAGGCATCCGCTTGGCGAGATAGGGAGCCGGGAGATCCGGCCGGATCGTGACGGAGAGCCTCTGGAGGGAGCGGACTGTTGCCTGTCCCAGGTATCCCACGCACCTGCGCTCTACGCAGAGGCAATCCCAGGGCAGCGCCACAACAATCGGGGCCCGTCTCCTCCTCCGGCTCGGGATGTGTCTCCCCCCACTGTTCCGTCGGGCTCCGGAATCGCAGATGAGCTCCCGGCTCCCTCCCGGAAGACCGGGCCCGAGGATCTGTCCTGGAGAAACCGGGATCTGTTTGGCCACCTTTCGGGTTGGCAGGAAGGAGCGGAGGAGGGGGGGCCCCTGGACGCGGCCCGGCGGCCCCTGGGCTGCCTGTGGCGGGACCTGGAGGAGGAGCCGCTGGAGGACTTCGAGACGCTGGAGCGCCTGTGCCTGCAGGGGGAGGAGGTTGCGGAAGACGGGGGCCTGCTGGGGGGGCTCTTCCTGGAGAGCCTGGGGCTGGGGGAGGAGCTGGCGGGGCGGACGGACCGGGGAGGAACCGAGCGGCCCCCTGGGGGCCATGATCTGCGAGTGTCCGCAGAGAAGAGCTCCCGGTCCTTGGGAGCCGATTCAGGAAGAACGGCTGGCGCCCCAGCAGACTCCGGAGCGGGCAGCCGGAGGAGCAGAGCAGCCCCAGAGAGCTCCCACCGTGGGGCCGCCCCCCTGACCAGCTCCCCCCACTCGGACaagaggggtcagaggtcactgtCCAAACTGCCGGCCAAGAATGGGCTGATGATGCAG GTTTGTCAGGAGAGGCTGCAGTTCACCCTGAGCGAGAACGTCAGCAGAAACGTCCTGTGGGGGGCGCCGGTGAGCGAGGCAGTACAGCTCCGGCCCTGGGGGCAGCCCGACGACAGAGAGAGGGACACGAAGGAACG CAGATGTGATGTTACGTTTGAAAGTCCCAAGGACAGCAACTTTGAGTCTCACCCAGCACAGCTTCCTGGGAAGGTGGAGAATATCGACGCTGCTGTCAGTGATCCAGCTGTCATGATTGGACGAGACGCAGGGGTTACACCTCCTCTACCTGTTACCAACCAATCAATGAAAG CGAAGCTCGcccgtctctccctctccctgccccctcttgctctctctctccctgtctcaccCAACCCCTGCAGAGGATTCTGGGAAGGGGCTGAAGAAGGGGTCAGGGTAGGTCGCCGAGGGAGAGGAAGTGACCcagatgaggaggaggaggaggaagaggacgaGGAGGGGGCGGGGCGGGTGATCGTTGTCACGGAGACAGATGTGGAGAGGCGGCTGGGCCTGCGCAGTCTGCTGAAGTCTCCTCGTGAGccgatggagagagagagggagggcgaGAGAGACAGATCACGCAATGTGTCCTTCTTTGATGATGTCACCATTTATCTCTTTGATCAG GAAACGCCTACAAATGAGCTCAGCTCTGGCTCTGCCCCCACCAGCCCCACCCCTTCCTGTGATGTCACAGGAGACCCCGCCTCCAGGACACAGGAACTGG GTGTCGGAGGCGCCAGAGAGGACCCTGTGATCGGCGTCGGGGGGGCGGAGTCCAGGCTGCCGGCGCTGCCGTCCCGGTTCACTGTTAGCCCCGCCCATGACCCCCATTTAGTCTGA